A genomic stretch from Cryomorphaceae bacterium 1068 includes:
- a CDS encoding glycosyltransferase: MLVFLLSLYFIFLLYSLAPAPDMETSQVPKEIEGLSILIPFRDEANNLPQLLESLKAVNFSFPVQFLFINDHSQDESVSIVEKFEGARIISSDREGKKFAIQKGVESASYPWVLTLDADVKITPELSRALDVLDVRQGKMFLFSLSPTRRGRMVAAFFDLEFIALQAIGIGMAQKGNPILSNGACLLFLKDAFSKANTKRQDYHIPSGDDIFGMFAIAEVFGKEAVKVASVEPLVTVSFPEKLIELLSQRSRWISKTLDVPDVKYKFLAFLMGIIHLTPLFVLIALLLGLRWPDALAILFIKWLGEWIFFWIVSKNYQRRDLLLYLPLSQLLYPIYTFALIALGVYRKLQFKKSQLNAAG, from the coding sequence ATGCTGGTATTTCTACTCAGTCTTTATTTTATTTTTCTGCTTTATAGCCTGGCGCCCGCCCCGGATATGGAGACTAGTCAAGTGCCAAAAGAGATTGAGGGCCTTTCAATTTTGATTCCATTCCGCGACGAGGCCAATAACTTGCCTCAATTATTAGAATCGCTTAAAGCTGTCAATTTTTCCTTCCCTGTCCAATTTCTATTCATCAATGACCACTCACAAGATGAGTCGGTTTCGATTGTTGAAAAATTTGAGGGAGCTCGAATTATTTCATCGGATCGGGAAGGAAAGAAATTTGCCATTCAGAAGGGCGTTGAAAGCGCCAGTTATCCTTGGGTCCTAACGCTTGATGCGGATGTGAAAATCACTCCTGAACTTTCTAGGGCTCTTGACGTCTTGGATGTGCGTCAAGGCAAGATGTTCTTGTTTTCCTTATCACCTACTCGTCGTGGAAGAATGGTCGCCGCCTTTTTTGACTTGGAGTTTATCGCCCTTCAGGCCATTGGTATTGGGATGGCTCAGAAAGGGAATCCGATTCTTTCCAACGGAGCATGCCTGCTTTTTTTGAAAGATGCGTTCTCGAAAGCAAACACGAAAAGGCAAGATTACCACATTCCTTCGGGAGACGATATTTTTGGAATGTTCGCCATCGCCGAGGTGTTTGGAAAAGAAGCAGTGAAAGTCGCTTCAGTCGAGCCATTGGTGACGGTCTCCTTTCCTGAAAAGTTAATTGAACTTCTCAGCCAAAGATCCAGATGGATTTCTAAAACATTAGATGTTCCCGATGTGAAGTATAAATTTCTTGCTTTTCTCATGGGCATTATTCATTTAACCCCTTTGTTTGTGTTGATCGCGCTGCTACTTGGATTGAGATGGCCTGATGCCCTAGCCATACTTTTTATAAAATGGTTGGGAGAGTGGATATTCTTCTGGATCGTATCAAAAAACTATCAACGCAGAGACTTACTTTTATATCTGCCTTTGTCTCAATTACTATATCCTATCTATACATTTGCCCTAATCGCTTTGGGAGTCTATCGAAAGCTCCAATTCAAGAAATCACAGCTCAATGCAGCAGGATAA
- a CDS encoding ABC transporter permease: protein MQQDKSESPFRRNWKQFKRNKTAVFGLLVILIAAFISIFGATIRPDSSPDANSQNVSLAKKGIGFTVDVLEVRKNKSIEQSSWLSSLFFGGKESSEQTIPIYSAEIRRDSIVGFTYGGAADVVGQPFKYHLADVVYPLKGEVTDVGFYEFETIQGESIQIERSQLLKKVNENIGTKTFILGTDKFGRDLLSRLMAGTIISLSVGLISVLISLLLGVTLGAIAGYFGGRTDDLIMWLINVVWSIPTLLLVIAITFALGKGFVQVFIAVGLTMWVEVARVVRGQVLSVKNLEFVEAAKVLGYSNPRIIFNHIVPNVMGPVIVISAANFASAILLEAGLSFLGIGAQIPMASWGRMIKDHYPYITTDLAYLAILPGLCIVVLVLAFMLVGNGLRESFDKRSV, encoded by the coding sequence ATGCAGCAGGATAAGTCGGAATCACCTTTTAGGAGAAACTGGAAGCAATTCAAGCGGAATAAGACGGCTGTTTTCGGGCTTCTGGTCATTCTTATTGCAGCTTTCATTTCGATATTCGGAGCTACCATTCGCCCCGATTCCTCACCCGATGCCAATAGTCAAAATGTGAGCCTGGCAAAGAAAGGTATTGGTTTCACCGTAGATGTTTTGGAAGTGCGCAAGAACAAGTCTATCGAGCAGTCCTCTTGGTTATCCTCCCTGTTCTTTGGAGGAAAAGAATCTTCAGAACAAACCATTCCTATTTATTCTGCAGAAATACGACGTGACTCCATAGTCGGGTTCACATATGGTGGTGCTGCAGATGTAGTAGGTCAGCCATTCAAATACCACCTGGCCGATGTGGTTTACCCCTTAAAAGGCGAAGTTACGGACGTGGGATTCTATGAGTTTGAAACGATTCAGGGAGAGTCCATCCAAATTGAGAGGTCTCAACTTCTAAAAAAGGTCAACGAGAATATTGGAACGAAGACGTTTATTTTGGGGACTGATAAATTCGGAAGAGATTTGCTCAGTAGATTGATGGCGGGCACTATTATTTCGCTTTCAGTCGGTCTCATTTCTGTTTTGATTTCTTTACTTCTCGGCGTCACTCTCGGCGCAATTGCGGGTTATTTTGGTGGCAGAACGGATGATTTAATCATGTGGTTGATCAATGTCGTCTGGTCGATTCCAACACTTCTGCTCGTAATAGCCATCACGTTTGCCTTAGGAAAAGGTTTTGTACAGGTCTTCATCGCTGTGGGCCTCACAATGTGGGTAGAAGTAGCCAGGGTAGTGCGTGGACAGGTTCTTTCAGTGAAGAATCTCGAATTTGTTGAAGCTGCAAAAGTCTTGGGCTACTCCAATCCTCGAATAATTTTCAACCACATTGTTCCCAACGTCATGGGACCCGTCATTGTGATTTCAGCTGCTAATTTTGCATCAGCCATTTTGCTTGAGGCAGGCTTGAGCTTTTTGGGAATCGGGGCACAAATCCCCATGGCCTCCTGGGGACGAATGATAAAAGATCACTACCCATACATCACCACCGATTTGGCCTATCTCGCGATTCTTCCTGGACTCTGCATTGTCGTTTTGGTTTTGGCTTTTATGCTCGTTGGCAATGGGCTCCGCGAAAGCTTCGACAAGCGATCCGTTTAA